GCTAAACAATTAGGTGTAGATTTTAAAACTAATGCAGTTGTAGAAAGTATTAATGTTGATGCTAGCAATAAGGTAAAAAGTATTACAGTTAACAAAGAAGAAATTCAAACCGACTTATTATTGAGTGGTGCAGATTATCATCACACAGAAACCTTGTTAAATGCTAATCTAAGACAGTATTCAGAAAAATACTGGGACAAACGAATTTTTGCACCTTCATCATTATTATTTTACGTAGGATTCAATAAAAAACTTAAAAACGTAGAGCATCATACATTGTTTTTTGATACAAGTTTTGATGTACACGCAAAAGATATTTATGATACTCCAAGATGGCCAGATGATCCTTTGTTCTATGCTAGTTTTCCAAGTATAACAGACAGCTCATTTGCTCCTGATGGTAAAGAAGCTGGTACTTTTTTAATTCCATTGGCTCCTGGTATAGAAGATACTGAAGAGATAAGAGAGAAATACTTTAACATAATTATTGAAAGATTAGAACGTTTAACTAATCAAGATGTAAAACAAAATATTATCTTTAAAGAGAGTTATTGTGTTAATGATTTTATAGAAGATTATAATTCATATAAAGGAAATGCTTACGGATTAGCAAATATCTTAACACAAACGGCATTTTTAAGACCAAATATAAAAAGTAAAAAAGTTAAGAACTTATACTTTACAGGACAGTTAACAGTACCTGGTCCTGGTGTTCCACCGTCTTTAATTTCGGGTAAAATAGCTTCAGATTTAATTTTAAAAAACCACCTATCATGAAAAATTTATTTGACGACGTTTCTTATAAGTGTAGTAAAATTGTTACCAACAGTTATAGTACATCATTTTCATTAGCCACAAAAATGTTATCTAAGTCAATTAGGTCACACATCTATAATATATATGGTTTTGTGCGTTTTGCAGATGAAATAGTAGATACTTTTCATGATTACGATAAAGAAGGGTTATTAAATCGTTTTGAAAAAGATTATTATTTATCAAAGCATTCTGGAATAAGCTTGAATCCTATTTTAAATTCATTTGTACATACTGTAAATGAGTTTGGAATCACTGATGATATGGTACAAGCTTTCTTAAAAAGTATGCGTGCTGATTTACATAAAACTGAATACAAAACACAAGAAGAATATAACGAATATATATATGGATCTGCAGATGTTGTTGGATTAATGTGTTTAAAGGTTTTTGTGAAAGGTGATAATAGTAAATATGAAGCTTTGAAAGATCCTGCAATGCGTTTAGGTTCTGCTTTCCAGAAAGTGAATTTTCTACGTGATTTAAAAGATGATGTAGAACTATTAAATCGCTCTTATTTTCCAAATGTAAATTTGAAAGAATTAGATAATAAATCTAAAGAAGAGATAATAGCAGAAATTGAAGCAGATTTTGATTATGCTTTTTCTAACGGAATTTTACAATTACCTGTTGATGCTAAGTTTGGAGTGTACATGGCTTATCGTTATTACAGAAAACTATTGAATAAGTTAAAAGCTACTCCATCTGCTCAAATTATGGATACTAGAATTAGGATTTCTAATCCGATGAAGATAAATTTGTTGGCTAGAAGTTATGTAAAATATAAATTAAACTTGATTTAATGACATTTGCTTTAGTTACCTTAGGTACATTTATTTTAATGGAAGGTATTACATGGTGTACTCATAAATATGTAATGCATGGTTTTGGATGGTATTTACATGAAGATCATCACCAACCAGGTTATCCACATGTTTTTGAAAAAAATGATGCCTTTTTTGTTGTATTTGCAATACCAAGTATGATGCTTTTTTTCTTTGGTATTCGCCCCGAGTTGAATTTTCTGTTTTTTATTGGCCTTGGTATTTTATTTTATGGCTTAGCTTACTTTTTAATTCATGATGTATTAATTCATCGTCGTTTTAAATGGTTTGACAAAACCGATAATTGGTATTTCAGAGGTTTAAGAAAAGCTCACAAAATACATCACAAAAAATTAGGAAAACATGAAGGAGAATGCTTCGGAATGTTATTTGTTCCTTTTAAGTATTTTAAAGAATATTTAAAATAGTGGTATATCTTTATTTACTTTTAAATCTAGGTTCCTTAAGTATTCCTCTGTTGTATTCTTTTGAAAAGAATATGCGTTTTATCAAACACTGGAAAGCTGTTCTATTGTCTTTAACTATAGTAGCGACTGTTTTTTTAATTTGGGATGCTATTTTTACAAAAAACGGAGTATGGGGATTTAATCCAGATTATCATTTGCCTTTTTTATTATTAGGTATGCCGATAGAAGAATGGTTATTTTTCTTTTGTATTCCTTATGCAAGTATTTTCATTCATTACTCTTTAGAATATTTTAAACCTAACTTATTAATAACAGAAAAGAATACGAAATTCATTACGTTAGCTCTAATTGCTATAGTTGCACCAGTACTAGTTTTAAATTGGGGTAAAGCATACACAACAGTAAATTATTCCTTTTTAATAGGAATTCTACTCATTGGTTTTTTATATGGAATTGAATATTTAAGACGTTTCTATATTGCTTTTTTAATCATTTTAATTCCTTTTTTTATTGTGAATGGTGTTTTAACAGGTACAGGAATTGAAGAGCCAGTAGTTTGGTATAATAACGATGAAAATCTATCTATCAGATTAGTAACTATACCTATTGAAGATATTGGTTATGCCTTTACGATGTTATTTGGTAATGTGTTTTTAATAGAAAAATTTAAAAAGTAAATACTTACGACTTATTATAAATCAATATATAGATTAATTCAAACTCTTTGTAACAAAGAGTTTTTTTATGCTTTTTATTCAGAGAAAAAATCAATTTTGTCTAAAAAAAACTTCAAATTCATATTTTAAAAATAGATCTAAATTATCTTTAACTAAACCTATTTTATCATCTTTTTAATAGAGAAAATACTTCAAAAATAGCTGATTTAACTATGATTTTTCCCTATTTGTATTCTATAATTTTAACCTAAAAAGGTTAGCTTTTCTACGTAAATAAAGGGAAGTATAAATTGATTTAAATTCAAATAAAGCACTTGAATTGTTAGGTGAAAATTAGTGAAAATTAGAAGTTTTCAGACTAATGAAATTTAGTGATACAGAGGTAGAGCCAAAAAAAAATAAGAAACTTAATACCTTTGCGGCGTTAATAGAGAGTAAGTTAATTATTCCTTTATTAATATAATTAATCCCTAAAATAACCTCTTCTTCTAAAATGAAAAATCTAATTAATTCAGTTAGAAAGTATGCAATTTTATTATTTTGCTGTTGTGGAATCAATTCGTTGGTAGCACAAAAAAATTACTACATCAGTGCATCAGGAAATGATGCAAATTCAGGAACTTCTATAAACTCTCCTTGGAAAACAATTAATAGAGTAAATAGGCAATCACTAAATAATGGTGATATTATCAATTTTAAACGAGGTGATGTTTTTTACGGATCTTTAGATGTCAAAGGAAAAAATGGAAGTTTTGCAAAACGAATCCAATATGACGCCTATGGATCAGGTAATCGTCCAATAATTAGAGCTGCTAAAAGTTTAAAAAATTGGTCTCGATTTAGAGGGGATATTTGGCGTATTCCTTTAAATAAAGTTGATGGTAATCGAATTACAGCGTTGTATTTAAATAATGTTTCGCAACAAATTGGTCGTGAACCTAATTACAATGCAACTAATGGTGGATATAGAACCATTAGTTCACATTCAAATAACAATCGTTCTATTTCAGAATCTTCAGCATTACCTTACGCTACTAACTTCTTTAAAGGAGGAGAAATAACAATTAGAACGACAGATGATTCTATCAAATCAGAAATAATTACTTCTCATTCAGGTAAAACAGTAAACTTTCAATTATCGTCAAGCAATGGTTTTGTAAATAATATTGAAAATAATTTTGGTTACTTTTTTCAAAACCATGTAAACACTTTAGACATGAATGGTGAATGGGCTCATGATATTGTAAATGGAGTATTGTATTTATACAGTGAGGTAAATCCTAATACCATAAATGTAGAAATTCCGTTAGGAGCATATGCAATAAGTCTTAAAAATAGTAGTAATATTAACTTTAAAAATATAAAGTTTGAAGGAGGTAATGATGTTGTATTAAGTATTAATAAGGCGAATAATATTACCATTGATAATTGTGAGTTAAATAATGGTAGTAATTATTTAGGTTTAGGCTTTGGTTTAAAAAACTTTAAATTCACTAATAGTACTATTCAGAATGGAAATAATATAGGTATTAGATTTGAACAATGTAACGGAATTACTTTTTCTAATAATTTAGTTAGAAATGTAGGAACCAGATCTGGAATGGGAGCTTCAAGTTTTGTTCCGTATACAGGAGTAAGAATTATTAGTGAAAATGGCTCAGCAAAAAACATAATTGAAAAAAATGTAGTCAATAAAATAGGATACCATGGTATTAATTACTCAGGAGGAAATTTTGAAATTCGTTTTAATTATGTTAGAAATTTTTGTTTAACAAAAGATGATGGCGGTGGTATTTATACAGTAGGAAATAAAAACGCTAACAATCGTATATACAAAAACGTGGTCACTGATGGTATTGGGGCAGCATTAGGTGCTCCAAATAATCGTGGTCCTAAAACTGCAGGAATTTATATAGACAATGACTCTCAAAATCAATTAATTTATGAAAACTCTGTTTCAAATGTTATTGGTTGGGGACTTATGGCTAATCTATCTAGTAAAAGTACTTTTAGAGATAATTTAGTATATAATTGTGGTACAGCTATTGTGTCATCTACTTACTTTAATTCTTTTGCTGCTGGTGGAGGAGTTGCAAGAGCAACTAATAATACATTTGTGAATAACATCTTTTTCCCTAAAAAAGCGAATCAACTTTGTGCTGAATTTACGAATAGAATAACAGCGTCTGGATTTAATACTTTCTTAGGAGAGGTAAATAAAAATTATTATTGCCAGCCTTTTAATGGTGCAAAGCAAATAGAAACATTTTTAGTTCGAAATAAAACACAGCATACTTTATCAGAATTTAAAATTGCTTTTCCAAATTATGAGAAAAATGGTAAGAATGCACCAATTCAATATCCATCATCAACCGATGCTAATTCAATAATAAAATTTGAAATTAATGCAACAGGTACTTCTAAAACAATAAACTTAGGAAATATCAAGTATGTAGATGCCAAGAATATCGAATATACAGGAAATGTAGCGATACCTCCGTATTCATCAATAGCATTATTAAAAAAAGAAAAAGTAAATACACCGACTCAATTAATTAATGATGGAGTTTACTTTTTAGAGTCGGTTACTTCTGATCAAAGATTACAGTCAGAACCTTACAACAATCATTTGGCTATAATGTTTAATCCTTTTTTTAGAAAAAATCAAATGTGGGCTTTTACTCATTTAGGCAATAACGTTTACACTCTTAAAAATGAAAAAACAGGACGATATTTAGAAGTTCCTTTTGCAAAGTGTGAAAATGGTACAGCAGTATCAACATACACAAGTGCAACAGGAAATCATCAACGTTGGAAGGTAGTAAAGAATGGGAATGATTATAGTTTAATGCCAGCACATTGTATGAGTCAAGGTTTAGATCGTAATCAAGGTACTTTAAATACAAATATTATAACCTATGTATTTTCTGAAAATAACAACAATCAAAAATGGAAGATACAGCCAATTTCATCTAACAGAAAATTAGCTCAAGATGAGATTGATGATAAGTCTATTAAAATATATCCTAATCCGGTAACCAATGTATTGACTTTTACTGGAAAAGTTATAGGAGAAAAAGTAAGGATTTATTCCATTTCAGGAGTAAAAGTAAAAGAGCTTACATTAGAAAACTCTAGCATACCAGTGAATGATCTAGCAAGTGGTATGTACTTGGTTTCCATAAAAGATAGTGTTATAAAACTAATGGTTTTATAAACTAATTTTCGTGTTCTTATGAGTGTAGTTATTTGAATAATAACTGCACTTTTCACCTATTTAAAACGAAACTAGCAAGTTATTTATTCTTTGTTGGGTAAAAGATGAAAATCTCTTCATCCATAATTACTTATCAATAAAGAGTGAATTGATTGTTGGTACAGTATTGTTAAGTAATCACTAAAGTAATGTATAATCTAATATTTATTCAACCCTAAAATAATTATAAAGTGAAAAGTAATTTTAAGCAGAAAATAATAGTAACATGTGCGCTATTATTTTTAGGATTAACCACAAATGCACAGAGACCTTTTTTTAATAAAAACAAAGATTTATTAATAGCTCAGTTTGATAGTAAACCAGATCCTGATGATATTCATGCGCAAGCAGCATTAGGTTCTATGTTATTGCATAACGATTTAAAAGGAGTTAATTATTTTGCTGTTGCAGGAGCTTATGGACGTCAAAATGGACGTTTTATTGATTCTGATGAATTATTTGATTTAGCATTCGGAAAAAATAATTGGACTGATGCTGATGAAAATTGGACTGCATCTGTAAATAGAATTAAAAATAAAGTTATTCCAATTTTAAATAATGGAGGAAAAGTTTGGGTTCAAGAAGCTGGTCAATCAGATATTACAGCAGATTGGGTAGCTGAAGCAATCAAAGCAGTTGGAGGTACTACCGTTAAAAATAATGTAATTGTAGTTCAGCATAGTAAGTGGAACCAAGATCAAACAACTCCAAGCGATCTTAATTATGTAAGAAGTAAAACAAATTATTTTTACATAGATGATGGAAATGCAGATTTTACTGAAAATTGGGGAGATCATGGACCATATGATACTCCAAGATATAGATCGAGAGATAGTAAATGGATAGCACAAGCAAAAAGTTCTCCTAACAAAAAAGCTAGAGAAATTTGGATAGAAGCAGATCGTGTTGTGAGGCGTAGATATCCACAAGGAGTTCCTTATGATTGGTCATGGATGAAAAATGACGGGCTAGATTATTCAGATTGTGTTGAAAATTGGTGGATTTTAAACATCGGAGATAAAGTTAATAATGTAGCTAAATTTTGGGATAGATATGTAGTGAACACAACTGGTTCTAATCCTGATACAGGTTCTGATTCTGATTCAGACTCATGTTCAGGGAAAGTTTTTGAAGAAAAAAATGGAATTGTTGCAGTAGAAGCAGAAGATTATGTGAAACAATCGGAAACCAACGATAGAGAATGGTTTGTGATAGGTAATGGAGGTAATACACCTAAACCTGATCCAGATGGAAGTCACGCATCAACAGCAAGTAGAGGGAAATATGTAGAGTTATTACCAGATACAAGAGTTACGCATGGAGATCCATTAAGAGTTGGAGTAAATTTCTCTGATACACCAGGAAAAGC
This genomic stretch from Tenacibaculum jejuense harbors:
- a CDS encoding phytoene/squalene synthase family protein; the encoded protein is MKNLFDDVSYKCSKIVTNSYSTSFSLATKMLSKSIRSHIYNIYGFVRFADEIVDTFHDYDKEGLLNRFEKDYYLSKHSGISLNPILNSFVHTVNEFGITDDMVQAFLKSMRADLHKTEYKTQEEYNEYIYGSADVVGLMCLKVFVKGDNSKYEALKDPAMRLGSAFQKVNFLRDLKDDVELLNRSYFPNVNLKELDNKSKEEIIAEIEADFDYAFSNGILQLPVDAKFGVYMAYRYYRKLLNKLKATPSAQIMDTRIRISNPMKINLLARSYVKYKLNLI
- a CDS encoding phytoene desaturase family protein; amino-acid sequence: MNKSISIIGSGFSSLSSACYMAKSGYKVTVYEKNNTIGGRARQYLNDGFTFDIGPTWYWMPDVFEKFFADFGKKPSDYYTLEKLDPAYQVYFGENDSITIPGTFEEICEIFENEEKGSSKHLRKFIKSAEDNYNIAVKDVVYRPGVSPLELVTPETVVRVGQFFSTIRKQVRKKIKSQKLIQILEFPVLFLGAKPSNTPAFYNFMNYADFGLGTWHPKGGMYKVIEGMVALAKQLGVDFKTNAVVESINVDASNKVKSITVNKEEIQTDLLLSGADYHHTETLLNANLRQYSEKYWDKRIFAPSSLLFYVGFNKKLKNVEHHTLFFDTSFDVHAKDIYDTPRWPDDPLFYASFPSITDSSFAPDGKEAGTFLIPLAPGIEDTEEIREKYFNIIIERLERLTNQDVKQNIIFKESYCVNDFIEDYNSYKGNAYGLANILTQTAFLRPNIKSKKVKNLYFTGQLTVPGPGVPPSLISGKIASDLILKNHLS
- a CDS encoding RICIN domain-containing protein — translated: MKNLINSVRKYAILLFCCCGINSLVAQKNYYISASGNDANSGTSINSPWKTINRVNRQSLNNGDIINFKRGDVFYGSLDVKGKNGSFAKRIQYDAYGSGNRPIIRAAKSLKNWSRFRGDIWRIPLNKVDGNRITALYLNNVSQQIGREPNYNATNGGYRTISSHSNNNRSISESSALPYATNFFKGGEITIRTTDDSIKSEIITSHSGKTVNFQLSSSNGFVNNIENNFGYFFQNHVNTLDMNGEWAHDIVNGVLYLYSEVNPNTINVEIPLGAYAISLKNSSNINFKNIKFEGGNDVVLSINKANNITIDNCELNNGSNYLGLGFGLKNFKFTNSTIQNGNNIGIRFEQCNGITFSNNLVRNVGTRSGMGASSFVPYTGVRIISENGSAKNIIEKNVVNKIGYHGINYSGGNFEIRFNYVRNFCLTKDDGGGIYTVGNKNANNRIYKNVVTDGIGAALGAPNNRGPKTAGIYIDNDSQNQLIYENSVSNVIGWGLMANLSSKSTFRDNLVYNCGTAIVSSTYFNSFAAGGGVARATNNTFVNNIFFPKKANQLCAEFTNRITASGFNTFLGEVNKNYYCQPFNGAKQIETFLVRNKTQHTLSEFKIAFPNYEKNGKNAPIQYPSSTDANSIIKFEINATGTSKTINLGNIKYVDAKNIEYTGNVAIPPYSSIALLKKEKVNTPTQLINDGVYFLESVTSDQRLQSEPYNNHLAIMFNPFFRKNQMWAFTHLGNNVYTLKNEKTGRYLEVPFAKCENGTAVSTYTSATGNHQRWKVVKNGNDYSLMPAHCMSQGLDRNQGTLNTNIITYVFSENNNNQKWKIQPISSNRKLAQDEIDDKSIKIYPNPVTNVLTFTGKVIGEKVRIYSISGVKVKELTLENSSIPVNDLASGMYLVSIKDSVIKLMVL
- a CDS encoding lycopene cyclase domain-containing protein produces the protein MVYLYLLLNLGSLSIPLLYSFEKNMRFIKHWKAVLLSLTIVATVFLIWDAIFTKNGVWGFNPDYHLPFLLLGMPIEEWLFFFCIPYASIFIHYSLEYFKPNLLITEKNTKFITLALIAIVAPVLVLNWGKAYTTVNYSFLIGILLIGFLYGIEYLRRFYIAFLIILIPFFIVNGVLTGTGIEEPVVWYNNDENLSIRLVTIPIEDIGYAFTMLFGNVFLIEKFKK
- a CDS encoding sterol desaturase family protein — its product is MTFALVTLGTFILMEGITWCTHKYVMHGFGWYLHEDHHQPGYPHVFEKNDAFFVVFAIPSMMLFFFGIRPELNFLFFIGLGILFYGLAYFLIHDVLIHRRFKWFDKTDNWYFRGLRKAHKIHHKKLGKHEGECFGMLFVPFKYFKEYLK